The following proteins are co-located in the Microbacterium immunditiarum genome:
- a CDS encoding LacI family DNA-binding transcriptional regulator, which produces MAVSVRDVADDAGVSVGTVSNVLNRPEKVAPGTVARVQASIERLGFVRNDAARQLRAGRSRTIGLIVLDVRNPFFTEVARGAEERAAEHGLSVLVANSDEKQHREATYLDLFEEQRMFGVLVTPVAENLPRLRRMQDRGIPTVLVDRESHDAAFASVAVDDVEGGRIAAEHLLSMGRRRIAFVGGPVSIRQVSDRLAGAQTAVAAAGGQLEFIGTDALTVEEGRRVGRGIRDRSPADRPDAIFAANDLLALGVLQSLVMAGSVRVPEDIALIGYDDIDFSAAAVIPLSSVRQPAALIGSTAVDLLLEQQQGARPREHVVFQPVLVVRASTAG; this is translated from the coding sequence ATGGCGGTCAGCGTGCGAGACGTCGCCGACGACGCGGGCGTCTCGGTCGGCACGGTGTCGAACGTCCTCAACCGGCCCGAGAAGGTCGCGCCCGGGACCGTTGCGCGCGTGCAGGCGTCGATCGAGCGCCTCGGCTTCGTGCGCAACGACGCCGCACGTCAGCTCCGCGCAGGCCGCAGCCGCACGATCGGGCTCATCGTGCTCGATGTGCGCAATCCGTTCTTCACCGAAGTGGCCCGCGGCGCCGAGGAGCGCGCGGCCGAGCACGGCCTCTCGGTGCTCGTCGCCAACAGCGACGAGAAGCAGCACCGCGAGGCGACCTATCTCGACCTGTTCGAGGAGCAGCGCATGTTCGGCGTGCTCGTCACGCCGGTCGCTGAGAACCTCCCGCGGCTGCGGCGCATGCAGGACCGCGGCATCCCGACGGTCCTCGTCGACCGCGAGTCCCACGACGCGGCCTTCGCGTCGGTCGCGGTCGACGACGTCGAGGGCGGTCGCATCGCCGCGGAGCACCTGCTGTCGATGGGCCGTCGCCGCATCGCGTTCGTCGGGGGTCCCGTCTCCATCCGACAGGTCTCCGACCGTCTCGCCGGCGCACAGACGGCCGTCGCGGCGGCGGGCGGTCAGCTCGAGTTCATCGGCACCGACGCGCTGACCGTCGAAGAGGGCCGCCGCGTGGGGCGAGGCATCCGCGATCGCTCACCTGCCGACCGGCCCGACGCGATCTTCGCGGCCAACGACCTGCTCGCGCTCGGCGTGCTGCAGAGCCTCGTGATGGCCGGGTCGGTCAGGGTGCCCGAAGACATCGCGCTCATCGGCTACGACGACATCGACTTCTCGGCAGCCGCCGTCATCCCGCTCAGCTCGGTGCGCCAGCCGGCCGCGCTGATCGGCTCGACCGCCGTCGACCTGCTGCTGGAGCAGCAGCAGGGAGCGCGGCCGCGCGAGCACGTCGTGTTCCAGCCCGTGCTCGTCGTGCGCGCGTCGACCGCGGGCTGA
- a CDS encoding MFS transporter, whose product MFRSFASFNYRVWFIGALVSNVGQWMQATAISWVVLTGLTNNDAGAMGVTMALQFAPPLLLVSVTGWVADRFDRRRLLLLTQTMLGVFALAIGVLIFTEVMNLWIMYGFALALGVVAAFDNPARQAFVSDLVARENASNAVALNAASFNGARMIGPAVAGVVIVAIGTGWVFVANAATFIAMIAALMLIRTHELMPRAKATGAARLADGFRYVARRPDLVVTFAMVFLIGAFGMNFPIFASTMALEFGREADGFGLLSSILAIGSVAGALMAARRDAARIRVLIGGTLLFAVTAGVSAFMPSYWLYAVTLMVTGFSVVTMMTTANGYVQTTTDPALRGRVLALYMAILMGGTPIGAPIIGWVAAQFGPRVAIGVGAVAAFIAFAIGAVWMSVSGRVRRHESRRFALTIDETRPLSILTTSVRIPPPATAAAVAAGAQAPHEPEQFSDEVAATTPIRVPASGGQGAASARPRHAS is encoded by the coding sequence ATGTTCCGCTCCTTCGCGAGCTTCAACTACCGGGTCTGGTTCATCGGAGCGCTCGTCTCCAACGTCGGCCAGTGGATGCAGGCGACGGCGATCAGCTGGGTCGTGCTCACCGGCCTCACGAACAACGACGCCGGCGCGATGGGCGTCACGATGGCGCTGCAGTTCGCGCCGCCGCTGCTGCTCGTGAGCGTGACCGGGTGGGTCGCCGACCGCTTCGACCGCCGCCGCCTGCTGCTGCTGACGCAGACGATGCTCGGCGTGTTCGCGCTCGCGATCGGCGTCCTCATCTTCACCGAGGTGATGAACCTCTGGATCATGTACGGGTTCGCGCTCGCGCTCGGCGTCGTCGCCGCGTTCGACAACCCCGCGCGTCAGGCGTTCGTGTCGGACCTCGTCGCGCGCGAGAACGCCTCGAACGCGGTCGCGCTCAATGCGGCGTCGTTCAACGGCGCGCGCATGATCGGCCCGGCCGTCGCGGGCGTGGTCATCGTCGCGATCGGCACGGGGTGGGTGTTCGTCGCGAACGCGGCGACGTTCATCGCGATGATCGCCGCGCTCATGCTCATCCGCACGCACGAGCTCATGCCGCGCGCGAAGGCGACCGGGGCCGCACGCCTCGCCGACGGGTTCCGCTACGTCGCGCGCCGGCCCGACCTCGTCGTGACGTTCGCGATGGTGTTCCTCATCGGCGCGTTCGGCATGAACTTCCCGATCTTCGCGTCGACGATGGCCCTCGAGTTCGGGCGCGAGGCAGACGGATTCGGACTGCTGAGCTCGATCCTCGCCATCGGCTCGGTCGCCGGCGCGCTCATGGCGGCGCGGCGCGATGCCGCCCGCATCCGCGTCCTCATCGGCGGCACGCTGCTGTTCGCCGTCACGGCGGGCGTCTCCGCGTTCATGCCGTCGTACTGGCTCTACGCGGTGACGCTCATGGTGACGGGGTTCTCGGTCGTGACGATGATGACGACAGCGAACGGGTACGTGCAGACCACGACCGACCCCGCGCTGCGCGGTCGCGTGCTCGCGCTGTACATGGCGATCCTCATGGGCGGCACGCCGATCGGCGCCCCGATCATCGGATGGGTCGCTGCGCAGTTCGGCCCGCGCGTCGCGATCGGCGTCGGCGCCGTCGCCGCGTTCATCGCGTTCGCGATCGGCGCGGTCTGGATGTCGGTGTCGGGGCGCGTCCGCCGCCACGAGTCGCGCCGCTTCGCGCTCACGATCGACGAGACGCGCCCGCTCTCGATCCTCACGACCTCCGTCCGGATTCCGCCTCCGGCCACGGCGGCGGCCGTAGCCGCCGGCGCGCAGGCTCCGCATGAGCCCGAGCAGTTCAGCGACGAGGTCGCCGCGACCACGCCGATCCGCGTCCCGGCGAGCGGGGGTCAGGGCGCGGCATCCGCACGCCCCCGCCACGCGAGCTGA
- a CDS encoding MarR family winged helix-turn-helix transcriptional regulator, producing MATFRLSRRMRSQRAVDSMSDGQFTVLAVLTMHGPHTLGELADHERVSAPAMNRTVNCLQEEGLVTRTADATDGRKVVIDLTDAGRAVVQETVSRRDAWVEAALAELDSDERAILAKAAELMQRMAAR from the coding sequence ATGGCGACCTTCCGGCTGTCGCGTCGCATGCGCTCGCAGCGCGCGGTCGACTCGATGAGCGACGGCCAGTTCACGGTGCTCGCGGTGCTCACGATGCACGGCCCGCACACGCTCGGCGAGCTGGCCGATCACGAGCGCGTGTCCGCCCCCGCGATGAACCGCACCGTCAACTGCCTGCAGGAGGAGGGGCTCGTCACACGCACGGCCGACGCGACCGACGGCCGCAAGGTCGTGATCGATCTGACGGATGCCGGGCGAGCCGTCGTCCAGGAGACGGTCAGTCGCCGCGACGCATGGGTCGAGGCCGCTCTCGCCGAGCTCGACTCCGACGAGCGGGCGATCCTCGCCAAGGCCGCCGAGCTCATGCAGAGGATGGCGGCACGGTGA
- a CDS encoding alpha/beta hydrolase: MPEFEDAHGIAIVYDEHPARTTPRAVVQLLHGVGEHAGRYAAVVEALTSEGYAVYADDHRGHGRTGMKQHGDDPSKLGRLGVGGMPAALAAVWQFTQLIRNENPDLPLIMLGHSWGSFLAQKLLNVHPEAYDGAVLSGSALLWPGSLNAGDLNAPWKAQDAMGTEWLSSDLSVGKAFIEDPLTTTTPLLQLFGVVDAARLYGRPRRELGRDIPLLLMVGRDDTVGGPRSVHRLADAYRTRSQLTDVTTLVYPDARHEIFNEAMQADVRADLLAWLDARFPARDR; this comes from the coding sequence ATGCCCGAGTTCGAGGACGCACACGGCATCGCGATCGTCTACGACGAGCACCCCGCGAGGACGACACCGCGCGCGGTCGTGCAGCTGCTGCACGGCGTCGGCGAGCACGCGGGGCGATACGCCGCCGTCGTCGAGGCGCTCACCTCCGAGGGGTACGCCGTGTATGCGGACGACCATCGCGGGCACGGTCGCACCGGCATGAAGCAGCACGGCGACGATCCGAGCAAGCTCGGGCGGCTCGGAGTCGGGGGCATGCCCGCGGCGCTCGCCGCCGTGTGGCAGTTCACGCAGCTCATCCGCAATGAGAATCCCGATCTGCCGCTCATCATGCTCGGGCACTCGTGGGGATCGTTCCTCGCGCAGAAGCTGCTGAACGTGCACCCCGAGGCGTACGACGGCGCCGTGCTGAGCGGGTCGGCCCTGCTGTGGCCGGGATCGCTCAATGCGGGGGACCTCAACGCGCCGTGGAAGGCGCAGGACGCGATGGGCACCGAGTGGCTGTCGTCGGACCTCTCGGTCGGCAAGGCGTTCATCGAGGATCCGCTGACCACGACGACGCCGTTGCTGCAGCTGTTCGGCGTCGTCGATGCGGCACGCCTCTACGGGCGCCCGCGCAGGGAACTCGGCCGCGACATCCCTCTGCTGCTCATGGTCGGGCGCGACGACACGGTCGGCGGTCCACGCAGCGTGCACCGCCTCGCCGACGCGTACCGGACGCGGTCGCAGCTCACCGACGTCACGACGCTCGTCTACCCCGACGCGCGGCACGAGATCTTCAACGAGGCCATGCAGGCCGACGTGCGAGCGGACCTGCTCGCCTGGCTCGACGCGAGATTCCCCGCCCGAGACCGTTGA
- a CDS encoding glycoside hydrolase family 6 protein, giving the protein MTSPTSRRARARSVAAAGATALVAAVLIPLAGSSAAGATGALAGSTLYANPFSTTLEAAQSLGGQARADAYLLGSIPSAEWFTSGTADEVRAEAQDYVDAATAVGQMPVLVAYNLPFRDCSQYSAGGAFDTAEYQAWIDGLAAGIGDRPATVILEPDGLGIIPHYTTIDGAVEWCQPAELDPATAASDRFVQLNHAVDVLSALPATSVYLDGTHSGWLNVGDITDRLLKAGVQEADGFFVNASNYNFTANLTAYGTWISSCIAYVTQVNPGAFGECGNQYWNGGPANNWTGVTMSAFGEWSSGNPDPALDTAGVDSRYELILGGVEPSTHFVIDTSRNGQGPWQAPEGVYSDPEVWCNPPGRGIGVLPTTETGNALVDAHLWIKVPGESDGKCYRGTGGPLDPERGMEDPAAGQWFVEQARELISLANPPLAPLTCTVEVTGTRLGSGFAAAVVIRNTGSTTYNPWTLSWTFDGDQRVNAVVVGTFVQDGANVTVTPHKLLGKLAPGKRTAFAIKGKGAATEPWLFRLNGQPCLSK; this is encoded by the coding sequence ATGACCTCACCGACATCCCGACGCGCCCGCGCGCGCTCGGTCGCCGCCGCCGGCGCGACCGCTCTCGTCGCGGCCGTCCTGATCCCCCTGGCGGGCTCGTCCGCCGCCGGAGCCACCGGCGCGCTGGCCGGCTCCACGCTCTACGCGAACCCGTTCAGCACGACCCTCGAGGCCGCGCAGAGCCTCGGCGGCCAGGCTCGCGCGGACGCGTATCTGCTCGGCAGCATTCCGTCCGCAGAGTGGTTCACGTCGGGAACCGCAGACGAAGTGCGCGCCGAGGCGCAGGATTACGTCGACGCGGCGACGGCCGTCGGGCAGATGCCCGTGCTCGTCGCCTACAACCTGCCGTTCCGCGACTGCTCGCAGTACTCCGCGGGCGGCGCGTTCGACACGGCCGAATATCAGGCGTGGATCGACGGACTGGCCGCCGGGATCGGCGATCGTCCCGCGACCGTGATCCTCGAACCCGACGGCCTCGGCATCATCCCGCACTACACGACGATCGACGGCGCGGTCGAATGGTGCCAGCCGGCCGAGCTCGACCCCGCGACCGCGGCATCCGATCGATTCGTCCAGCTCAACCACGCCGTCGACGTGCTGTCCGCGCTGCCCGCCACCTCGGTGTATCTCGACGGCACGCACTCCGGCTGGCTCAACGTCGGCGACATCACCGACCGGCTGCTCAAGGCCGGTGTGCAGGAGGCGGACGGGTTCTTCGTCAACGCGTCGAACTACAACTTCACCGCGAACCTCACCGCGTACGGCACGTGGATCTCCTCGTGCATCGCGTACGTCACGCAGGTCAACCCGGGTGCTTTCGGCGAGTGCGGCAACCAGTACTGGAACGGCGGCCCTGCCAACAACTGGACCGGTGTCACGATGTCGGCGTTCGGCGAATGGAGCTCGGGCAACCCAGACCCCGCGCTCGACACGGCCGGCGTCGACTCGCGGTACGAGCTGATCCTCGGAGGCGTCGAGCCGTCGACGCACTTCGTGATCGACACGAGTCGCAACGGGCAGGGTCCGTGGCAGGCGCCGGAGGGTGTGTACTCCGACCCCGAGGTCTGGTGCAACCCGCCTGGGCGCGGCATCGGAGTGCTTCCGACGACCGAGACAGGTAACGCCCTCGTCGACGCCCACCTGTGGATCAAGGTTCCGGGCGAGTCCGACGGCAAGTGCTACCGCGGCACGGGCGGACCGCTCGACCCCGAGCGTGGCATGGAGGACCCGGCCGCCGGCCAGTGGTTCGTCGAGCAGGCCCGTGAGCTCATCTCGCTCGCGAACCCGCCGCTCGCTCCGCTCACGTGCACCGTCGAGGTGACCGGAACGCGCCTCGGCTCGGGCTTCGCCGCCGCCGTCGTGATCCGCAACACGGGCTCGACCACCTACAACCCGTGGACGCTGTCGTGGACGTTCGACGGTGACCAGCGCGTCAACGCGGTGGTCGTCGGCACGTTCGTCCAGGACGGCGCGAACGTGACGGTCACTCCGCACAAGCTGCTCGGCAAGCTCGCGCCCGGAAAGAGGACCGCCTTCGCGATCAAGGGCAAGGGAGCCGCGACCGAGCCGTGGCTGTTCCGCCTGAACGGGCAGCCCTGCCTGTCCAAGTGA
- a CDS encoding DEAD/DEAH box helicase, whose translation MTSSSFLSLGVPENLAAVLEADGKTLPFPIQRDTLPDSLAGRDVLGRGRTGSGKTIAFAVPLVARLAGGRRRPSHPRGLVLAPTRELATQIAATIKPLADAAGLRVTTVFGGVGQRPQEQALRGGVDIVVACPGRLEDLMKQGIVNLGEVEITVLDEADHMADLGFLPGVTRIMSATPQRGQRLLFSATLDRGVDVLVKRFLREEVRHEVDESSVPQGVMTHRVFVVDADEKTALVRHLASGLGRRILFTRTKHQAKKLAKQLTSAGIPAVDLHGNLGQNARERNLAAFGAPVDDGGVRVLVATDVAARGVHVDDVELVVHVDPPVEHKAYLHRSGRTARAGAEGLVVTVALDAQRGEVKDLLRKARVTAALEPVTAVHTAVSELVGERAPHVKPAPPAPQQQRPTAKKAKTDAAPARSGSGQRSRGRRGGSRDAAQHGSKPAAAHSTKQTAPRPAGQRFTTGSTVDEIRRAGTRRRARG comes from the coding sequence ATGACCTCCTCTTCCTTCCTCTCTCTCGGCGTGCCCGAGAACCTCGCCGCCGTGCTCGAGGCCGACGGCAAGACCCTGCCCTTCCCGATCCAGCGCGACACCCTCCCCGACTCGCTCGCGGGCCGCGACGTGCTCGGCCGCGGCCGCACCGGCAGCGGCAAGACCATCGCGTTCGCGGTGCCCCTCGTGGCGCGCCTCGCGGGCGGCCGGCGCCGGCCGTCGCATCCGCGCGGCCTCGTGCTGGCCCCGACGCGCGAGCTCGCGACGCAGATCGCCGCGACGATCAAGCCGTTGGCGGATGCCGCGGGCCTGCGCGTCACGACGGTGTTCGGCGGCGTCGGCCAGCGCCCGCAGGAGCAGGCGCTCCGCGGGGGCGTCGACATCGTCGTGGCCTGCCCCGGCCGCCTCGAGGACCTCATGAAGCAGGGCATCGTCAACCTCGGCGAGGTCGAGATCACGGTGCTCGACGAGGCCGACCACATGGCCGACCTCGGGTTCCTTCCCGGCGTCACCCGCATCATGAGCGCGACGCCGCAGCGCGGCCAGCGTCTGCTGTTCAGCGCGACGCTCGACCGCGGCGTCGACGTCCTCGTCAAGCGCTTCCTGCGCGAAGAGGTCCGCCACGAGGTCGACGAGTCGAGCGTGCCGCAGGGCGTCATGACGCACCGCGTGTTCGTCGTCGACGCCGACGAGAAGACGGCGCTCGTGCGTCACCTCGCGTCGGGCCTCGGTCGACGCATCCTCTTCACGCGAACGAAGCACCAGGCGAAGAAGCTGGCGAAGCAGCTGACGTCCGCCGGCATCCCCGCCGTCGACCTGCACGGGAACCTCGGGCAGAACGCTCGCGAGCGCAACCTCGCCGCGTTCGGCGCACCCGTCGACGATGGCGGCGTGCGGGTGCTCGTCGCCACGGATGTCGCCGCCCGCGGCGTCCACGTCGACGACGTCGAGCTCGTGGTCCACGTCGATCCGCCTGTCGAGCACAAGGCATACCTCCACCGCTCGGGACGCACGGCCCGCGCGGGCGCCGAAGGCCTCGTCGTGACGGTCGCGCTCGACGCGCAGCGAGGCGAGGTCAAGGACCTGCTGCGCAAGGCCCGCGTCACCGCCGCCCTCGAGCCCGTCACCGCCGTGCACACCGCGGTCTCGGAGCTCGTCGGCGAGCGCGCGCCGCACGTCAAGCCTGCCCCTCCCGCGCCGCAGCAGCAGCGTCCGACGGCGAAGAAGGCGAAGACGGATGCCGCGCCCGCCCGCAGCGGCTCGGGTCAGCGCTCGCGCGGCCGACGCGGTGGGTCGCGGGACGCCGCGCAGCACGGCTCCAAGCCGGCCGCGGCGCACAGCACGAAGCAGACCGCTCCGCGGCCCGCGGGTCAGCGCTTCACGACTGGCAGCACGGTCGACGAGATCCGTCGCGCGGGCACGCGCCGCCGCGCGCGCGGCTGA
- a CDS encoding lipoate--protein ligase family protein, with translation MHGEYKVPGGKLVVVDFDEQDGRIARFHLSGDFFLEPDTALDDIDAAVSGLPIEADAATVAAAVRSALPEGAQLLGFTPESVGTAVRRALVTAPGWREFPWEIVHEAPVSPRMNLALDEVLTARVGDGRRNPTLRLWEWNESAVVIGSFQSVKNEVDPEGAARYGFDVVRRISGGGAMLMAANSIVTYSLYVPSSLVAGMTFADSYAFLDDWVLQALRSIGVDATYQPLNDIASPQGKIGGAAQKRLANGGVLHHATLSYDMDGQVMTEVLRIGREKLSDKGTVSAAKRVDPLRRQTGLSREAIIEKFKETFANLYGAVPGRITEDEYAEAAELVRAKFATDAWLNRVP, from the coding sequence ATGCACGGTGAGTACAAGGTCCCCGGCGGCAAGCTCGTCGTCGTCGACTTCGATGAGCAGGACGGCCGCATCGCGCGCTTCCACCTCTCGGGCGACTTCTTCCTCGAACCCGACACCGCGCTGGACGACATCGACGCCGCGGTCAGCGGGCTTCCGATCGAGGCGGATGCCGCGACCGTCGCGGCCGCGGTGCGTTCCGCCCTCCCCGAGGGCGCTCAGCTGCTCGGGTTCACACCCGAGTCCGTTGGCACCGCGGTGCGCCGCGCGCTCGTGACGGCCCCCGGATGGCGAGAGTTCCCGTGGGAGATCGTGCACGAGGCTCCCGTGTCGCCGCGCATGAACCTCGCGCTCGACGAGGTGCTCACGGCGCGCGTCGGGGACGGACGCCGCAACCCGACGCTGCGGCTGTGGGAGTGGAACGAGTCCGCCGTCGTGATCGGCTCGTTCCAATCGGTCAAGAACGAGGTCGACCCCGAGGGCGCCGCCCGGTACGGCTTCGACGTCGTCCGTCGCATCTCGGGCGGGGGAGCGATGCTCATGGCGGCCAACTCGATCGTCACGTACTCGCTCTACGTGCCGTCGTCGCTCGTCGCGGGCATGACGTTCGCCGACTCGTACGCGTTCCTCGACGACTGGGTGCTGCAGGCGCTCCGCTCGATCGGGGTCGATGCGACCTACCAGCCGCTCAACGACATCGCGTCGCCGCAGGGCAAGATCGGCGGGGCCGCGCAGAAGCGCCTCGCGAACGGGGGAGTGCTGCACCACGCGACCCTCTCGTACGACATGGACGGCCAGGTCATGACCGAGGTGCTGCGCATCGGTCGCGAGAAGCTCAGCGACAAGGGCACGGTGTCCGCCGCGAAGCGCGTCGACCCGCTGCGTCGCCAGACCGGGCTCTCGCGCGAGGCCATCATCGAGAAGTTCAAGGAGACGTTCGCGAACCTCTACGGTGCCGTGCCCGGACGCATCACCGAGGACGAGTACGCCGAGGCGGCCGAGCTCGTGCGCGCCAAGTTCGCGACGGACGCCTGGCTGAACCGCGTGCCATGA
- a CDS encoding DNA-methyltransferase, with the protein MTQAAAVAPQPGAVEIHHGDNLAVIRGFAEASFTLIYLDPPFNTGRPQQRAVETARAVHETPQDVGVAAGSDPDSGGSPEHPGSSAPVSIRRGFHGRQYERLRGDLRTYDDRFDDYWGFLEPRLAEAWRLLADDGTLYLHLDYREAHYAKVLMDALFGRERFLNELIWAYDYGGKSRRRWPTKHDTILVYVKDPARYWFDSAAVDREPYMAPGLVTAAKAERGKLPTDVWWHTIVPTTGREKTGYPTQKPEGILRRIVQASSRPGDRVLDFFAGSGTTGAVASALGRDAVLVDDNPEAIEIMKRRMPHARVVGVPEGGSTPA; encoded by the coding sequence ATGACCCAGGCGGCCGCCGTCGCACCGCAGCCGGGCGCGGTCGAGATCCATCACGGCGACAACCTCGCCGTGATCCGCGGCTTCGCCGAGGCGTCGTTCACGCTGATCTACCTCGACCCGCCGTTCAACACGGGCCGCCCGCAGCAGCGGGCGGTCGAGACGGCGCGGGCAGTGCACGAAACTCCACAAGACGTCGGCGTCGCGGCGGGATCCGACCCCGATTCGGGCGGATCCCCGGAGCATCCGGGGAGTTCTGCACCCGTCTCGATTCGCAGGGGCTTCCACGGCCGCCAGTACGAGAGGCTGCGCGGTGACCTGCGCACCTACGACGACCGGTTCGACGACTACTGGGGCTTCCTCGAGCCGCGGCTCGCCGAGGCGTGGCGGCTGCTCGCCGACGACGGAACCCTCTACCTGCACCTCGACTACCGCGAGGCGCACTACGCGAAGGTCCTGATGGACGCGCTGTTCGGGCGCGAGCGCTTCCTCAACGAGCTGATCTGGGCGTACGACTACGGCGGCAAGAGCAGGCGGCGGTGGCCCACCAAGCACGACACGATCCTCGTGTACGTGAAGGATCCCGCCCGGTACTGGTTCGACTCGGCCGCCGTCGACCGCGAGCCGTACATGGCCCCGGGCCTGGTGACCGCGGCGAAGGCCGAGCGCGGCAAGCTCCCGACCGACGTGTGGTGGCACACGATCGTGCCCACGACCGGGCGGGAGAAGACCGGCTACCCGACGCAGAAGCCCGAGGGCATCCTCCGCCGCATCGTGCAGGCGTCCAGCCGCCCCGGCGACCGCGTGCTCGACTTCTTTGCGGGCAGCGGCACGACCGGTGCGGTCGCCTCCGCCCTCGGGCGCGACGCCGTGCTCGTCGACGACAATCCCGAGGCGATCGAGATCATGAAGCGACGGATGCCCCACGCCCGGGTCGTCGGCGTGCCGGAGGGCGGATCGACCCCGGCTTAG
- a CDS encoding LLM class F420-dependent oxidoreductase, producing the protein MRFGTFIPQGWRFDLVGIDPADHWRVMRELAQRADEGPWESLWVYDHFHTTPVPSEVATHEAWTLMAAFAAVTDRIRLGQMCTCMSYRNPAYLAKIAATVDIVSGGRAEMGIGGGWYEHEWRAYGYGFPPIGERLARLDEGVQIMRQAWTTGTATLDGKHYQVDGAIVRPLPLQEGGIPMWVAGGGEKVTLKIAAKYADYANWSSHPEEFSHKKAILEEHCAKIGRDVSEITLSANFNTVIGETEKNVDERLDLIEERLRPHLGDRTERVMGEYRSGRGLVGTPEQIVERLADLRERGLSYAIHYFPEHAYDRSGVELFEREVIPALA; encoded by the coding sequence ATGCGATTCGGAACCTTCATCCCCCAGGGCTGGCGCTTCGACCTCGTCGGCATCGACCCCGCAGACCACTGGCGCGTCATGCGCGAGCTCGCGCAGCGGGCTGACGAAGGGCCGTGGGAGTCGCTGTGGGTGTACGACCACTTCCACACGACGCCGGTTCCGAGCGAAGTGGCGACGCATGAGGCGTGGACCCTCATGGCGGCGTTCGCAGCGGTCACCGACCGCATCCGCCTCGGCCAGATGTGCACGTGCATGAGCTACCGCAACCCCGCCTACCTCGCGAAGATCGCGGCGACGGTCGACATCGTGTCGGGCGGCCGCGCCGAGATGGGGATCGGCGGCGGCTGGTACGAGCACGAGTGGCGCGCGTACGGGTACGGGTTCCCGCCGATCGGCGAGCGCCTCGCGCGGCTCGACGAGGGTGTGCAGATCATGCGCCAGGCGTGGACGACCGGCACGGCGACCCTCGACGGCAAGCACTATCAGGTCGACGGCGCGATCGTCCGGCCGCTGCCGCTGCAGGAGGGCGGCATTCCGATGTGGGTCGCCGGCGGCGGCGAGAAGGTCACGCTGAAGATCGCGGCGAAGTACGCCGACTACGCGAACTGGTCGTCCCACCCGGAGGAGTTCTCGCACAAGAAGGCGATCCTCGAGGAGCACTGCGCGAAGATCGGGCGCGATGTGTCCGAGATCACGCTCAGCGCCAACTTCAACACGGTGATCGGCGAGACCGAGAAGAACGTCGACGAGCGACTCGATCTGATCGAGGAGCGGCTGCGCCCGCACCTCGGCGATCGCACCGAGCGGGTGATGGGCGAGTATCGCTCCGGCCGCGGGCTCGTGGGCACGCCCGAGCAGATCGTCGAGCGGCTCGCCGACCTGCGCGAGCGAGGACTCTCGTACGCGATCCACTACTTCCCCGAGCACGCGTACGACCGCTCGGGCGTCGAGCTCTTCGAGCGCGAGGTCATTCCGGCGCTCGCCTGA